Genomic window (Alteromonas pelagimontana):
CAGGAACGTAGTACATTAACGTGCCATTATAAATAAACCCAAGGTGCCCGGCGATAAACTCCCCGTCTTGCTTGATGCACGCCAGGTGCAGCGAAGAGCGGTAAACAGCGAAGAGCGCCTGCACGCAATCACGGCTTTCGCGTCTGGTAAGCGCGTTGTCGCCGTAGCGCCGGGCGCTGCTATCCAGGATCCAGTCGATAAGGGCAGCATCGTATTCATGAGACCAGTGTATGGAAACATTGCCTGGTTCCTGCAGCTTACGCTGCCGGCGGCGAGCTTCTCTTAATACCTTGGCTTTCAGTTTTTCTCGGGAAACATCATATTGAGTATGTTGCCAGTGCTGATAATAGCTAACCTTGCTGTATTTTCCTAAACTAGATATACCTGTACTTTGGCTGCTTAGCGCTTCAAACAGCTGTGCGTCAGGGTAGGGGATCAGCAAGGGAAATTGCTGAAACTGCTTAAAGGCAGGCAACGAAAACATGGCGTTAAGGCAGTCTTTAATTTCTACCTTACTGTCAACCAGCATACATTGGTAATCGGTAAAACGTTCGCAAAGATGCGTTAACACTGGCAAGGAAAGCTTTTTCGAAAGAGGTTTCTGCACCAGCGGCAAAATAGCAATGCAGGAAGCCTCAGACCATACGCTAAGCACGATAGGTTGTTGTCGAAAGGCAGCCTGCACCTTACACCATTCAAAGCGAATGAAGGGTATGGCATTAACCCTTTCTTCCAACGCTTTCCACGGCTGTTCCAGCGTCAAAAAAGCGTTGTATCCGATATCCAGTCTGGCTTTCATCGGTTTCTCACGGCAACTGACGGGAGAGGAACGGCCCAATTCGCTTGGTTAGCCATACCGGCAAACGCTGCCACACGTTAATCGCCAACTTAAATTTCGGATTGTCAGGATTAAGTGACGATTCACTTTCCTCTTCTTGCGCAAAAGAATACCAATAGTGCTGAAAAGGCCGCGCGCCCCATTGCTTTTTGAAGCGATAGGTACCCGCATCTTTGGTGGAGCGTCCAAAGTCGAACCATTCGACTTTCTGCGTAATCGCAAATTTCAAAATGTTGTCATACATCCACATATTGATATTCATTTTGTTCACGTCGCGCACGGTGGAGGCCCAGGGAATTTCCATCATGTTACGATGGGTAGTGAGAAACCCGGTACCCACGGGCTTGCCGTCAATGTACACCATGGCAATATGGATATTGTGCCTAAGCTCATTGCATAGAGCTTCGAAAAAATCGATGCCGTTTACCGGTGTCCCCAGGTCGCGCATATTTCTGGCAAATACAGCATAAAAATCTTTCAGTAACTCGCTACCGCCAACCTTAAATGTCGGCTGATTTTCTTCTGCTTTTTTAACCTGCGCTCGCACTTTTGCACCCAACTCTTCGTCGAGTTTTTCAGAAGAGGTCGGCAACTGCCGCAGCATACTGACTTTTTTTAAGGATGCTGGCAGCGGCGTCTTTACGGTGGTGCGAATTTCCACGTACTTATCGTCGCCACTCTGCGCTTTTTTCTTACACGCTTGCAGCAGCGCTTCAAACACGTCGCGATATCCTGTTAACGGGCCGCCGTAATTAAAAAAGGGCTGTGACACCGTGAACTTGCCGAACACTGGCGTCGCTAAGGTAACAAAAGGAAGACCGCCGACAATCTCGCCAGCACGATTAACCGCCACAATCAATTCCCGGTGGGTGTAGGGCTGGGTGCCATAAAACTGCCAGATTGCTCTGCTGTGATAAAGCGAATCGTTAGCGCTGGCATCGACAAACGCCCACCACGAAGATAAATCATCAGAAGCAGTTAACGTGTTGAGAGTGATGCTTTCACCGTACGTATTTTGTGGCTGATTAAACTGGCTTGGCGGCAGCACCTTGCGAACGGAAGTTGGAGAAGGTTCCTGCTGCTGGTTTAAACAATCTTTCAGCGCGCTTTCCAGCGTCTTTACCTCGGTGCTCACTTCCTGCATTGCAGCAATCAACGCCGCATGTTCCTCGGTGCCGCTTTCTACACTTTTAAATTGTCGCGCAATGCGGCCTTTTTGTTCTTTTAAACCTTTTAACTGAGATTTTATCTCTTCTATATTCATTTCACTTGCTCTTTGGGCAGTGTAGTCACACCTGCGGATACGCAACAATATTGTGTCGCAGGCTGTCCAGTATCTGAATCATTTTGCGTACATGACGTGGTTTTACGCCCGGATGTACCGGCAGGGTTAGCAGACAATCGGCTATCACTCCACTCACCGGGGTACCAAAAGGGCACTCAGCTAACGCCGCGATTCCGTCTATATCGTGCAGAGGCGTAGCGTACATGGGCGACGCGCCTAATCCCGCAGCGTTAAGTTTCTTCAGTAGTTCGTCTCTGGCCGCCCGATTGGCTGCTAATACGGGTAAACGCAGTAAGCGCTTATTTACGGTTTGCTCGGGCCACGCAGGCGTAGTGGCGTTAACCAGTTGCTGTTGTGCATTCATACTTCCTGACAAATACGCATGAACACTTGGCGGCACCAGCACGGTTTTAAACCCTGCCATTTTAGTAATGCTATCTAGCGGGTGATACACCGTCTGCCCTAAAGTAAGTCCAGGAATTCGGATAAGGGCCCCGTAGCATAGTGGCTGGCAAAGCCCGTTGAACAACCGGGCTTTGATGCGATAGGCGTTATCATTGTTATCGTTTGATTGCGCCAGGGTGTCGATATTATCAAACCAGCTTGCGTAGCGGTGATGCCAGGCGGCAAGCCCGCCGCCAAGCAAATTAACCGGTTTTCCGCGACCAAACGAGGTAATAAAAAAATCAGCTTGCCGGGTTTGCTCCGGCAGAACGTACTCGGCCGATGCAGAATCAACAAGCGCCACAAGGTTTCTGCTGCGATCTTCCGCGTTTTCCGGCTCAGGAAACCACTGAGCATCGTCTTCTATAATTAAGGCGTCCGGCACACAATGGCGCAGGGGCAATAACGGCATGCTTATCCCAAACAGTGAAGGGCAGAGAATAACGTCCACTTCTTCTTGTAAATTGGCAAGTTGCGATAAATCGTACTGATAGCTGCTGGCATCAAAATCAATAATGACAGGCGTAGCATTGGCGTACAGACATGCAGCCACTAAATCTGGGCAGGCGTAACCGGGAATCACTACATTCAAGTTTCTTGCCGCCGTCTTTTCAGCAGCTAGATTCGTTCGAATAACCTTTAATAATAAAGCCAGCGCCGCCGTTCCCGATTCCACCAGCACATGGTTAAAATCCTGAAATTTCAACCATTGAGCGGAGCGCTGCGATTTTATACTAATAGGCGTGCCCACCGGGGGCAACTGAGACCAGCTCATCGTGCGGAAGGTTGCCAGACCGTCATACGTTTGCCCGACAAAAACTGAATACTGGCGTCAAACAGCGCTATATTTACTTGCGTGAAGAAGTAAATAATTTTGACCCAGGAGCGTTCTCTGAACGACGGCAACCAGTGCGCCAATAGCGCTATACCGTAAAAAAGCAATTGTGCGACGTAAGCCAGCGCGTAAAAGCCGCCTTCTTCCATCATACAAAACGGCGTAACAATAAATAGCGCCAGCAATGTCCATGGCACTGTCCAACGTAGCAGCTTATGGCTTACCACCTGAAACGCAAATGTGCCGAAAGAAAACGGGTTTAACACTTCAGGATGCCGCTCCAGCGCGGTCATTCCCCTAATCACAGTGCGTATTTTTCTCGCGTATTCTTTACTGGGATCAGCCAAATCGGTGTAGAACCCCAATACATCAGGCGCAGTCACGGCTTTATAACCTGCTCTGGCACAATTTAAAGCCGTGTTAAAATCGCTGGGAGAATGAATATCCCACTCTTTACACACTTCCACCCGGGCCGCGAAAAAAGACCCGCTTAACCCTACCAAACCGGCTAACATTGACTCCTGCTTGCGTAGCCACATTTCGTATTTTACGTAAGCCCCTTCACCTGCAACACTGCCGTCTTTGCTGATAAAGCGATCTTCACTGGAAATCGCGCCCACCTGCGGATCATCAAAGTAACGTACCAGCTTAACAATGCCATCGGGCTCAATTTTGGTCGCAACATCAGAAAACACAATAATGCCCGAATCAACCGTTTTTATGGCGGTTAGCTGCGCATTTTCCTTGCCTAAACGTTCTGCCGCACGCACCAGATGTACGTTCTTGTCGGCGTAAGATTCCACAATGGAATCTGTCGCGTCGGTAGAACTATCGGAAGCGACTACAACCTTCAGGTTTCCATCAGGATAAATGAGGGCCAGTGTATTTTCTATTTTCTCCTGAATGCGGTGCTCTTCATTGTAGGCGGTAACGATAAGCGTAACATCAGGCCACTGCTTTTCAGCGTCGTCCGCATCGTAACGACGGGGCGAGGCACTGAATTTGTTCAGTAATGTAAGAATGACAGGATAAATAAAGTAACTGAAAACCGATAAAATCAGTAACAACCAGAATAAAAAAATCATATTCGTTAATGTCTTGTTGACAACTTCATAGGCATGTACTTTACCGTGCTAGCAGGTATATGTGCAACGGTTCTACAACAGCTATTGCACATATTCATGCAATAAGTATGATATTGCAGTCTTAAGCGGGGGCTTAACGCGCACATTGGCGTGATTAGCTGCAGCAGTAAATGGAATAACGATAAAAATGAGCACAAGAGGTTTCATGTCCGCTTTTCGATTCAAAGCATTACTCTGGCTGATTGCTGGTGCGGTTATCGCCGGGTTGGCTATCCCCAATACCTATATTTCTCTTCATGAATTATGGTCGAGAAACAACGAAGCCTATTCCCATGGCTATATCTTATTGATCTTCATTGCCTATGTACTGGCAACCGATAAACGGTGGCAGAGTTTTCATGCCTCCTGGTGGCCGGTGCCGGTGGCCTTTGGTGCAGGCGCTTTCTGGTTGGCTGCCAACGCGGTGCAGGTCATCATGCTTCAGCAGATTGTATTGCCCGTACTGTTATTGTGTTTGACTGCCTCTTTAGTAGGCGTTAAAAACAGCCTGAAAGTCATTGTACCCATATTCTCGCTGTACCTCGCCATTCCTGTAATGGACGTGCTATTAACGCCATTGCAGAACCTCACCACTTATATCAACACATTGCTTATCCAAGCTACCGGTATTGTGGCGTTTATCGACGGTTACGATATTCACATGCCATACGGCGTTATGCGTATTGCTAATGGCTGCGCTGGCTTAAACTATTTGCTGGCAGGGTTATGTCTTGGATTATTTTATGCCTATCTGAATTTGCAACGGCTATCACTGCAAATTTGGGCAGTGGTATTAATGGTGCTGTTATCACTGGTCGGCAACTGGATTCGGGTTTACCTGCTAATTCTTATCGGCTATCAGTCAGAAATGCAAAGCAGCCTGGTTTATGACCATGGCTTTTTTGGCTGGGTGATCTTTGCAGTGCTGGCGGTGTTTTATTTCCTCTATACCAAACGCCTGGAAGCCAAAGACACCGAATTTGAAGCAACATCCGCAGAGCCAGTACAACCTGTTTCTGGCAAACTGATTGCCACTACGTCACTGACGCTTATCGCTTTTCTGGTTTTACCGGTTACCTGGAAAGTCATTGAAAGTAACGCCAGTAGTCAGAAAGCAGTGACAGTTTCCTTGCCCGATACTTTCAATTACTTTACAGAATCGGAAAAAACCATTGCAAACTTCGGCGCTAACTACGAAGGCGCAGATAGTGAAAAGGTATATCAGGGGCAGATAAACGGCCGTAGCGCTACGTTGATGGTGGCTTCTTACGTTACGCAGGCGCAAGGCAAAGAACTTATTTATTATGCTAACCACCCGGCAAAAGCGCTGAACCGACGGCAATTGATAACTCTGCCCGAAGGTACGGTAAATGTTGCAGTGACAGACGGAGGAAGAGCACTGGTAGTGTGGTTCTACCGCGTTGATGATCATGTTACCACTGACGATCTTGATACCAAGCTGGCACAACTGCTTCAGGTATTTGAAGTCCCGGTTGCAAGTGCAATCGTGTTACAAATCCGATGTAACGGCAAGTGTGACAATATCAGTCAGGATATTGAAGATAATAACGAGTGGCTTGATGCGCTGTTTTCGGTAGAAGTTAACTAATCATGAAGACGTATCACTCATGAAGATATTGCATATTGCATCTGGCGATAAATGGGCAGGGGCAGAAGTTCAGGTATGGACGCTATGCTCACAGTTGGTGAAAAACGGCCATGACGTTAGCGCCATAGTGCTAAACGAAGGTCGGCTAGCGGAGCTGTTACGAATAGCCGGCGTCAAAGTAACGGTATATCCGGAATCTTCCACTGGCTTCAAAAGTTTGCTAGCGAAGTTCAGGCAGCATTTTAATACCTCGCGGCCAGATGTTATTCACACTCACCGCCAAAAAGAGAATATTCTTGGTGCTATTGCCAACCGCTTATCTATCAAAGTTCCTTGTTTTCGCACTATTCATGGCGCCCCCGAATTTACGCCAAGCTGGAAGCAGCGCATACAAATTTCTGCTGATGAGTTCTGTGGCCGCTATTTGCAGCAGGGCATTGTCTCGGTCTCGGAAGATCTCACCCGCAAACTCAGCGACACTTATCCACGGAAAAAAATTCATACGATTGATAATGGCATTGATGTCGAACAGGTAAAGGCTGATGCCGAAAGTGCACAAATACCGCCGCTACCCGCCGATGTAATTCATATCGGTTTTGTGGGCCGGATTGAGCCGGTAAAGCGGGTGGATCTGTTCCTGGAAACAGCAAAAATTTTGCTGTCAGAGCACAGCCAACATCATCAGTTTCACTTTCATATTTTCGGCGATGGCGCGCAGCGCCAGCATTATCAACAAATCGCTGAAAATACCGGAATAAGCCAGCATGTTACTTTTTATGGCCACACTGACCTCGTTCGTGGCTGGATAAGTAAAATGACCCTGCTGTTGATGCCTTCTGATCACGAAGGACTGCCAATGACAGCGCTGGAGAGCCTGGCTTTGGGCGTACCCATGGTGGCTCACGCCACCGGTGGGTTGATTCCGTTGTTAAACGAGGGGCAGGGCAGTGGGCTGGTAGAGCATCATGAAGCGAAGGCTTATACTAATGGGGTGCTTAAAGTACTCTCACTAAATCCTTATGTTAATCTTCCTCTGAAGTTCCTTGCTTCGGAAAATGCGAAAAAACTTGAAGCGCTATATCGCCGCTAGGTTTATCCTCTAAAGCTTCGCGAAACTATACCGCCTGTTTCTACGAAGCTCAAAATGCCACTAGACTATAGAATCCATTCGATAGTTGAAGAAATCAATCAAGAATTTTTCTCTTTCTAAGACCAAATTAGCGGTTTCTTCATCATAGTAGTAGGAGGTGGCTTTACGTGATGACGTGTTAGTTTTGTTATTTTTTGCACGCCAAATATCAGATTTTTGTTCATCCGAAAGATGAACTGCTGCTTTTTCCATCCCTAGAAGAAAATCTTCTTCGAGGTTTTCCTGTCGAATAAACTGATCTACAAACCCTTGTTTTTTCCAAAGTTCGTGTAAATCGTCGGGCGAAGCTTTGCAGCTTTTGCTATAAATTTCCGTATCAAGAGCGGAAAACAATTTAAAAAATCGGTAGCTTAACAACCCAGCGTTTTTGCTAAAATCGGTAAATCCGTACCCTTCTCCTACGTCAAGCGCATATTCAGGCGAGAACATCAATTTAATCCACCTACGGAATGCGTCTACATCAGAAGGATCGCAATAACACTCTTGCCACTGCCTCACATTCTTTTTGCTATCGTTGTACATCTGGCGCATAAATACGATAGGGCTTCCGTAACGCGCGCCCATCTCCTGAGGCAGTTGAATTGCGGTGTAACGCAAATCCGTCTTCCGCGAGGTCTGCAAAAATACGCTGCCTTTTCGATCACAGCCATATCCCCACAACGAGACATACCAATCCCATGGATTACGAATTGATCCGACTACGAAACGATTTCGTAATTGGACCGGGATTCTGTTGTGCTTGCCAATTTGTTCGCCTTGCACATACTGCGAAAGCAGTTTTCCAATATGACTGCCAGCCGTTTTGTGTAGTTCGGTAAAAATAAGTGAGTCAGATACAAACATAATTCACTCTAAACGTAATTTGACGCATAGCATATACAAAAAGTCTGATGTACCATACTTTAAATTTTTCGTTCTTGAGCTTTGTGCCGTTGTTGTCGTTAATATATAAAAAGATTGTGCCTGAAGAATGGCGTTTTAAACTCTATAAATTCCGGCATCCAAACGAGTTGGCAGCCTTAAGATCAAAGGTACATCCATCGGCAAAGGGGGATTTTTCGCTTGCTCCTTTCGATGAAAAGAAAAGTATTTTTGTTCATATTACCAAAACAGCAGGAACTTCTGTCGCGTTAACCTTGTTTGGAAAGCTTCCCTATCATTACCGCGCATGGCAGTATCGCGTGATTTACGGTCGTAGAACCTACCGCGAATATTTCAAGTTCGCCTATGTAAGAAACCCATGGGATAGACTTTACTCTGCTTTCTCTTATTTAAAAGGGGGAGGATGGGATGACAACGACAAAACCTGGGCTCTCGAAAATCTCTCCGGAATTGAAAACATCAATGATTTTGTGCTGAAATGGCTTACTCCTGAACGTTTGTATTCTCACATCCATTTCTGGCCCCAGAGCGATTTTATTTGCTCAAAAGGGAATACCGCACTGATTGACTATCTAGCGTACTTCGAAACGATAGAGAATGATTTCACCTTCATCGCCCAAAAAATAGGTTGTGAGAGAAAGTTAGCACATACAAATGCGTCCAAAAGAGCGGGCTATGAAGAGGTTTACACCCCGGATGCGATAGCAAAAGTAGCTTTGTTATATGAGAGGGATATCGCTAATTTTGGCTATCACTTTAGCGGGATGAGTAGGAAAAAAATTGAAAACGGAAGATTTGTCGATGTCGTCAGTCGCTAAACCCAAAATTCTCTGCGTAGCGAACTGGCAATCAGACGTCGGCTACGCATGGTGGTTGATGGAAAGCTACTGGGTAAAGATTAGCGAAACGTTTGAGCCGAAGTATGAAACGTGGATAGCATATCCAACAATAAATACCATTCCTGAAGAAATTGAAGAGAGTTCGATAAAGTGCAAACGTCATAATTTCGCCGCGACTACTGTCTCCAGCGTTTTGCAGAACGTCCAATTTATACGCAAAAATAATATCAAAATTCTCTATCTTTCAGATTATGGTGTTGCTCGTTTTCAATACTTTTTGTACAGGCTTGCAGGTATTCGCAAAATTATTGTGCATGACCATTCTCCCGGTTTGCGCACAAAGCCGAAAGGAATAAAGCGTTTTCTAAAAAAACTTTATGTCAATAGCCGCTTCACCCGTGTCGATGCTGCTTTCGGTGCAACCTCATTTGTCACTCAGCGCACATTAGACACTTCCTGTTTTGCAGAAAAACGGTGTTTTACTGTACCAAACGGGATAAGACTAATAAATTCGTCAAATCTCGTTTCGCCTCTACAAGCGCAAATGGAAAAAGCGGCCTTATCTAATAAGACAATTATTGTTACTGCAAGCAGGGCTAACCGCTACAAAGGGGTTTTCTTTGCGTTAGATGTCATCCACCAGTTAGTAAAAAAGGACGGTTTTTCTAACATATTCTATCTTTTTTGTGGCGACGGCCCTGATCTCGAAGCTATGGTGGCGCATGCCGAAAAACTGGGGATCACTGAATACTGTAGCTTTCCAGGCCGCGTTAATAATGTCAGATCTCTTTACTCATGCTGCGATATCGGGTTTCAACCATCGCAAGGGGAAGTCGGCTATTCATTGTCAATACTTGAATACATGATTGAAGGGTTGCCAGTTATAGTGCCGGACAACAAATCGGTTTGTTCTGCAACAGAAGACGGTAATACAGGTAAAATATATAAGGAAAACGATATTTCCAGTGCTTGCGACGCATTCCGTTTTTATTTAACCCAACCGGAAAAATTAGCGAGTAATGGCAAAAGTGCGCGGCATACTGTAGAGGCCGACTACACGCTCGAAAAGACTCATGCAGCCCTGGTTCTGGCTTTAAAAAAAATAATAAACCAATAGGCAGTAAAGACTATGACAAATCATTATTTTAAACCTTTTGGGCCGAAAACTTCACCTACCGGAGTCAATGTTCTTACCATAGCAGAAACGTTTCCCAGTTTAATTCAGCCTTGGCTTATCAATCATCTTGTTCAGATCTCTAAACATGGTGGCGAGAATAGGATTTTTTCTAGAAGAGAGGAAAAGACCTTCAGTGATGCTGTACGAGAACATGAGCTTGTGAGCAAATACTGCTGTGTCGAGGATAATCGAGAAGCACTTCTGCAATTTTTCCTTAAAAATTGTTTAAAAAAAGGTGTGTGGGCGCTAAACCAGAAATTAATTAAAGGGTTTCCAGATGATTATGGGAAAATATCTCAAAAGGAACGAATCTTTGAAACGCTGTTATCTCCGGCTTTCATAGTTAAACCCGATATTATCCATTCCCACGTGGAAAGTATTGGAGCTAAGACAAATCGTTTAATAAAAGCTAACGGTGCGCCTCTTGTCATTACCTTTCACGGCCTTCCACCTGTCGGCGTAGCAAAAACCAGCCCTCAGATGCGCAAAGCTTACACGGATCCGGCTCAGGCAATATTTGTAAATACTGAATTTGCAAAAAGCCAGTATGTTTCGCTGGGCGGGCCAGAAGAAAAGATTATGATCATTCCGCAAGGAATAGATTTGGCTAACTGGCCATTCCATAGCAAAGCATTTCCAAGCGATGAAAAAGTTAAATTGTTAACAGTAGGCCGCTATCATCCGGATAAAGGGCAAAAATACGCAATAGATGCGGTAAAAAAGCTGGTGGATGAAGGGCTTGATATCGAGTACACACTTGTAGGTAGCGGACCAGACAAGGAAAAGCTTCAAGAACAGGCAAAACAGCTTAATATTGAAAACAGGGTAAAGCTTTACACGAATATTCCTGACGCCAAACTGCGAGAGATTTATAGAGAATCGCACATTTTTATCTTACCTAGTTTACGTTCCACTGATGGCTTTCATGAAGAAACGCAAGGCGTTGTGCTGCAGGAAGCTCAGGCTACCGGTTTAATCACCATAGCCACAAAAAGTGGCGGTATTCCTGAATGCATTGATGATGGGAACTCCGGATTTTTGGTGCCCGATAGAGACGCCGACGCTTTAGCAGATGCCATAGCTAAAGTTGTGCAAAGAAAAGATGAATGGTTAGCGATACAAACTGCCGCACGAAGCTGGGTGGAAAATAACTACAGTGCAGAATTAATCGGTAAACGAATGAACCAGATCTATAGGGATATTCTCGGCAGAGCCTGATTGAGGTGTCGAGTCAGTGTAAAATACGGTTTTTAGTTGGTAAAGTATGTTCAGAAATCAAATAAATAAATTTAAAGATAGCCAACTTTTGCGGCGACTAAAGCAGGATACCAGTAAACTAGCTGCTGGTAATAAGCTAAAAAATGATAAGCAGTTAATCGTCTCGCTTACCTCTATTGAGTCGCGTTTACATCTGTTGGATTTAACGCTTAATTCACTGTTGTCCCAGTCTGTTCAGCCAACCATGATTATCCTTTGGCTTTCTGAACATATCGAACAAATCCCGGCTAATATAAAAGCCTTTGAAGCGCGCGGCGTTACCGTAAAGCTTTGTGAAGATGTGGGACCACATACCAAACTGGTCCATACTCTAGTGCAGTATCCTGAGGCAGTCATTGTTACCGCCGACGACGATACACTGTATCCCAAACAATGGCTTGCAGAGCTGGTTGACGCTTATTTTAACAGGCCTGGTGCTATTCATTGCCACCGCGCACATTACATAAACTTTAACGCTGACGGCACCCTGGCCCCCTATACGAAGTGGGGATGGTTGGCGCAAGGCATTGTCGGCGCCGATAACCGGATTTTTCCTACTGGCGTAGGCGGTGTACTGTATCCGCCCGGCAGTTTGCATCCTGACACCACCAATATTGCCTTGTTTCGGAAGCTTTCCCCCAAAGCCGACGATATCTGGTTTAAATTTATGGCGTTGTTGCAAGGTACTGTCAGCTCAAAAGTAAACTCCCGCTTTAGAGAATATATGACCACAGAAGGAAGTCAGGAAGAGGCGAAGCTAGGGCCACAAAACGTAGGTGGGGGCGGGAACGATAAGCAGTTTCAGGCTTGCTTTGCGCACTACAATTTACCGCTCAGTGTGCTTAATCAGAAACAGTCAGGCCCTCAATAATGGAACTTAAAAAGCGTTACCTTGTTACTACCCTTGTGGTCGGTGATGAAATTGAAGCCTTAGCAAAATATACCGTACCTAGAATTCAGCGTTACGCCGAAAGTATGGGCGCCGATTTTAGAGTAATGGGGCTAACCGATATTTCGCAGCGGCTATCGCCGTATTATGAGAAGAACCAGATTTACAATTTTCTGGAAGACTATGAAAAAGTTTTGTACATCGATTCTGATATTCTTATCACTCCAGACGCCCCTGATTTATTTGCCATTTGTTCTGGTGATAATATTGCAGCAGTAAGTGTTGAGCACGTTTATAAAGCCGTCGATGACGAGAAGCGTTCATTAGCAACTCTGCTAGGCGATGTGGAATGGAAGCAGGAATACTTCAATTC
Coding sequences:
- a CDS encoding FemAB family XrtA/PEP-CTERM system-associated protein, with the translated sequence MNIEEIKSQLKGLKEQKGRIARQFKSVESGTEEHAALIAAMQEVSTEVKTLESALKDCLNQQQEPSPTSVRKVLPPSQFNQPQNTYGESITLNTLTASDDLSSWWAFVDASANDSLYHSRAIWQFYGTQPYTHRELIVAVNRAGEIVGGLPFVTLATPVFGKFTVSQPFFNYGGPLTGYRDVFEALLQACKKKAQSGDDKYVEIRTTVKTPLPASLKKVSMLRQLPTSSEKLDEELGAKVRAQVKKAEENQPTFKVGGSELLKDFYAVFARNMRDLGTPVNGIDFFEALCNELRHNIHIAMVYIDGKPVGTGFLTTHRNMMEIPWASTVRDVNKMNINMWMYDNILKFAITQKVEWFDFGRSTKDAGTYRFKKQWGARPFQHYWYSFAQEEESESSLNPDNPKFKLAINVWQRLPVWLTKRIGPFLSRQLP
- a CDS encoding glycosyltransferase codes for the protein MKILHIASGDKWAGAEVQVWTLCSQLVKNGHDVSAIVLNEGRLAELLRIAGVKVTVYPESSTGFKSLLAKFRQHFNTSRPDVIHTHRQKENILGAIANRLSIKVPCFRTIHGAPEFTPSWKQRIQISADEFCGRYLQQGIVSVSEDLTRKLSDTYPRKKIHTIDNGIDVEQVKADAESAQIPPLPADVIHIGFVGRIEPVKRVDLFLETAKILLSEHSQHHQFHFHIFGDGAQRQHYQQIAENTGISQHVTFYGHTDLVRGWISKMTLLLMPSDHEGLPMTALESLALGVPMVAHATGGLIPLLNEGQGSGLVEHHEAKAYTNGVLKVLSLNPYVNLPLKFLASENAKKLEALYRR
- a CDS encoding DegT/DnrJ/EryC1/StrS family aminotransferase produces the protein MSWSQLPPVGTPISIKSQRSAQWLKFQDFNHVLVESGTAALALLLKVIRTNLAAEKTAARNLNVVIPGYACPDLVAACLYANATPVIIDFDASSYQYDLSQLANLQEEVDVILCPSLFGISMPLLPLRHCVPDALIIEDDAQWFPEPENAEDRSRNLVALVDSASAEYVLPEQTRQADFFITSFGRGKPVNLLGGGLAAWHHRYASWFDNIDTLAQSNDNNDNAYRIKARLFNGLCQPLCYGALIRIPGLTLGQTVYHPLDSITKMAGFKTVLVPPSVHAYLSGSMNAQQQLVNATTPAWPEQTVNKRLLRLPVLAANRAARDELLKKLNAAGLGASPMYATPLHDIDGIAALAECPFGTPVSGVIADCLLTLPVHPGVKPRHVRKMIQILDSLRHNIVAYPQV
- the xrt gene encoding exosortase yields the protein MSAFRFKALLWLIAGAVIAGLAIPNTYISLHELWSRNNEAYSHGYILLIFIAYVLATDKRWQSFHASWWPVPVAFGAGAFWLAANAVQVIMLQQIVLPVLLLCLTASLVGVKNSLKVIVPIFSLYLAIPVMDVLLTPLQNLTTYINTLLIQATGIVAFIDGYDIHMPYGVMRIANGCAGLNYLLAGLCLGLFYAYLNLQRLSLQIWAVVLMVLLSLVGNWIRVYLLILIGYQSEMQSSLVYDHGFFGWVIFAVLAVFYFLYTKRLEAKDTEFEATSAEPVQPVSGKLIATTSLTLIAFLVLPVTWKVIESNASSQKAVTVSLPDTFNYFTESEKTIANFGANYEGADSEKVYQGQINGRSATLMVASYVTQAQGKELIYYANHPAKALNRRQLITLPEGTVNVAVTDGGRALVVWFYRVDDHVTTDDLDTKLAQLLQVFEVPVASAIVLQIRCNGKCDNISQDIEDNNEWLDALFSVEVN
- a CDS encoding sulfotransferase family 2 domain-containing protein; the protein is MYHTLNFSFLSFVPLLSLIYKKIVPEEWRFKLYKFRHPNELAALRSKVHPSAKGDFSLAPFDEKKSIFVHITKTAGTSVALTLFGKLPYHYRAWQYRVIYGRRTYREYFKFAYVRNPWDRLYSAFSYLKGGGWDDNDKTWALENLSGIENINDFVLKWLTPERLYSHIHFWPQSDFICSKGNTALIDYLAYFETIENDFTFIAQKIGCERKLAHTNASKRAGYEEVYTPDAIAKVALLYERDIANFGYHFSGMSRKKIENGRFVDVVSR
- a CDS encoding glycosyltransferase family 2 protein; protein product: MIFLFWLLLILSVFSYFIYPVILTLLNKFSASPRRYDADDAEKQWPDVTLIVTAYNEEHRIQEKIENTLALIYPDGNLKVVVASDSSTDATDSIVESYADKNVHLVRAAERLGKENAQLTAIKTVDSGIIVFSDVATKIEPDGIVKLVRYFDDPQVGAISSEDRFISKDGSVAGEGAYVKYEMWLRKQESMLAGLVGLSGSFFAARVEVCKEWDIHSPSDFNTALNCARAGYKAVTAPDVLGFYTDLADPSKEYARKIRTVIRGMTALERHPEVLNPFSFGTFAFQVVSHKLLRWTVPWTLLALFIVTPFCMMEEGGFYALAYVAQLLFYGIALLAHWLPSFRERSWVKIIYFFTQVNIALFDASIQFLSGKRMTVWQPSAR
- a CDS encoding GNAT family N-acetyltransferase, encoding MKARLDIGYNAFLTLEQPWKALEERVNAIPFIRFEWCKVQAAFRQQPIVLSVWSEASCIAILPLVQKPLSKKLSLPVLTHLCERFTDYQCMLVDSKVEIKDCLNAMFSLPAFKQFQQFPLLIPYPDAQLFEALSSQSTGISSLGKYSKVSYYQHWQHTQYDVSREKLKAKVLREARRRQRKLQEPGNVSIHWSHEYDAALIDWILDSSARRYGDNALTRRESRDCVQALFAVYRSSLHLACIKQDGEFIAGHLGFIYNGTLMYYVPVTSEVGRSHSPGIIMLNEIIQHMNALGVTCIDYLRGDEDYKADWGNVQEPKCGIFCHPAKGLNIVKPFIYRMWLSRNQ